In a single window of the Littorina saxatilis isolate snail1 linkage group LG3, US_GU_Lsax_2.0, whole genome shotgun sequence genome:
- the LOC138962986 gene encoding uncharacterized protein: MSRTTVFLCLVCAWNGFSCISGEKKSNGDVSDYPFRNVSLPWDERVDDIVKRLTVEEMQEQMGRGGAGVLGGPAPAIPRLGIGPYEWDSECLRGDVQAPGSATAFPQALGLSAAFSTDLMFRVAEATGVEVRGKHNDFVKQGNYGWHTSASCFAPMINIMRDGRWGRNQELFGEDPLLAGAYAAAYVKGLQGNDTRYLRASSGCKVVIAYSGPDNIPVSRFGFNAIVSEEDLRMTLLPPFRTCVEAGTYNLMCSYNRVNGVPSCANKRLLTDIIRGEWGFKGYVISDQGAIENIINYHHYLNNSVDTVAACVNAGCNLELSSNLSKPVFFYLADAVKQGKVTEDTVRERVRPLFYTRMRLGEFDPPEMNAYSKLSNADVLTAEHKALAVEAAMKSFVLLKNNGILPLRGMPFDTIGVVGPFANTTQITGDYSPYAPDSVKTTVLQAVSGMARNVQFAQGCDQVNDGCPSFDTPSVMEALAHTDINFVALGLGVKGESESNDRPDTELTGMQRQLLQVAIDNTKTTPIVLLLFNAGPVNITFADRDPRVAAILELFYPAQAAGDALRHVLLNDVKGAVPAGRLPYTWPLLLSQLPPMVNYSMQGRTYRYFEGEPLYPFGYGLSYTTFEYSDLTAPVLVSAGQSLKASIQLTNTGTLDADEVVQVYIRWRDATLPAPKLQLAWFDRVFVAAGQRLIVSFNIEPRIMALWVNNGWFVKPGMMDFFCGGQQPFQTRNASSNVVSSSFKITGTKYLGRY; the protein is encoded by the exons ATGAGCAGAACAACGGTTTTCCTGTGTCTGGTTTGTGCCTGGAATGGGTTTTCTTGTATTTCTGGCGAAAAGAAAAGTAACGGTGATGTGAGTGACTACCCGTTCCGTAACGTGTCCCTACCCTGGGACGAGAGGGTGGATGACATCGTCAAGAGACTGACCGTTGAAGAAATGCAAGAACAGATGGGACGAGGCGGAGCGGGTGTGCTAG GCGGACCAGCCCCCGCGATCCCGAGGCTGGGTATCGGACCGTATGAATGGGACTCGGAGTGTCTGAGAGGGGATGTCCAGGCTCCAGGCAGTGCCACAGCTTTTCCCCAGGCCCTAGGACTCTCTGCAGCATTCAG TACTGACCTGATGTTCCGAGTGGCAGAGGCAACTGGGGTGGAGGTGAGAGGTAAACACAACGACTTCGTCAAGCAGGGCAACTATGGCTGGCACACCAGCGCTTCCTGCTTTGCTCCTATGATCAACATCATGAGGGACGGGAGATGGGGCAGAAACCAG GAACTCTTTGGCGAAGACCCACTCCTGGCAGGGGCCTATGCGGCAGCCTATGTGAAAGGTCTCCAAGGCAACGACACGCGCTACCTCCGTGCCAGCAGCGGATGCAAGGTGGTCATTGCTTACAGTGGTCCTGACAACATCCCTGTGTCCCGCTTTGGATTCAACGCTATC GTATCTGAAGAAGACTTGAGGATGACGTTACTTCCTCCTTTCAGAACCTGCGTAGAAGCCGGAACCTACAACCTCATGTGTAGCTACAACAG AGTGAACGGGGTTCCCTCGTGCGCAAACAAGAGACTGCTGACAGATATCATACGAGGCGAGTGGGGCTTCAAAGGCTACGTCATCAGTGACCAAGGCGCCATAGAAAACATCATCAATTACCACCACTACCTCAACAACAGCGTCGACACCGTGGCTGCCTGCGTCAATGCTGGCTGTAATCTGGAACTGTCGAGCAATCTGTCCAAGCCTGTGTTCTTCTACCTTG CTGATGCAGTGAAGCAAGGCAAGGTCACAGAGGACACAGTACGGGAGCGTGTTCGACCATTGTTCTACACCAGAATGAGGCTGGGCGAGTTTGACCCACCGGAAATGAACGCATACAGCAAACTGAGCAACGCTGACGTTCTGACCGCAGAACACAAGGCCCTGGCTGTGGAGGCAGCCATGAAATCCTTCGTCCTGCTCAAGAACAACGGTATTTTGCCTTTGAGGGGGATGCCATTCGACACCATCGGG GTTGTTGGACCCTTTGCCAACACGACACAAATAACGGGAGACTACTCGCCCTATGCACCGGACAGCGTCAAGACAACTGTGCTGCAAGCGGTCAGCGGGATGGCACGCAATGTCCAGTTTGCCCAGGGCTGTGACCAGGTCAACGACGGATGTCCATCCTTCGATACTCCTTCGGTTATGGAGGCACTGGCCCACACGGATATCAACTTTGTTGCTTTAGGTCTAG GTGTAAAAGGAGAGTCCGAGAGCAACGACAGGCCGGACACTGAGCTGACCGGGATGCAGAGACAGCTGTTGCAAGTCGCCATTGACAACA CAAAAACCACTCCCATTGTGCTGCTGCTGTTCAACGCTGGCCCTGTCAACATCACCTTTGCTGACCGAGACCCGCGggtggcagccatcttggaattGTTCTACCCGGCGCAGGCTGCAGGAGACGCGCTACGTCACGTCCTGTTGAATGACGTCAAAGGCGCGGTGCCTGCTGGGAGACTGCCTTACACATGGCCTCTGTTGTTGTCACAG CTCCCACCCATGGTGAACTACTCGATGCAGGGCAGAACGTACCGCTACTTTGAGGGGGAGCCGCTCTACCCGTTTGGCTATGGGCTGTCCTACACCACGTTTGAGTATTCCGACCTTACTGCCCCAGTGCTCGTTAGTGCTGGTCAATCGCTGAAAGCGTCAATACAGCTGACGAACACCGGAACACTGGACGCAGATGAG GTTGTGCAAGTATACATCCGATGGAGAGACGCTACACTACCGGCCCCCAAACTGCAACTAGCCTGGTTTGACCGAGTCTTTGTGGCAGCGGGCCAGCGGCTGATAGTTTCCTTCAACATTGAACCAAGAATCATGGCGCTCTGGGTCAACAACGGATGGTTTGTTAAGCCAG GAATGATGGACTTCTTCTGTGGCGGACAGCAGCCCTTCCAGACTCGCAATGCATCCAGCAACGTCGTCTCTAGTTCCTTTAAAATTACCGGAACAAAGTATTTGGGGCGATATTAA